The Oncorhynchus masou masou isolate Uvic2021 chromosome 14, UVic_Omas_1.1, whole genome shotgun sequence region AGAccgactgcatcacttctttttataagaaacattgtgttgaaaatcccaaattgtttgcatcgTCAATCtacaactgacacacacacgtacccaaccagacatgccaccaggggtcttttcacagtctccAAACCCAGAACAAATTtgagaaagcgtacagtattatattgagCCATTATCTTATactgctcaaataaacagcaaacctggtttaaaaaaacagataaagtaACCCTTCACGGCACAACACCTCCCCCTATTTCACCTAGATAGTTTgcgtgtatgtactgatatgtaggctacgtgtgtatTCCAAAATGTTTTTTGTTATGTAGTTCTGTGCTTGAGCTGTTTTTGTCTATTAATATTCTGTATTATATCATGTTACATGTTATGAGTGGAACacaggaaaagtagctgctgcttttgcaacagctaatggggatcataataaaaatattaaaaaaatacatacaacagctcTTTTCATAAAATATATGTTAGAATTTTCAAACTAGAtttcattgggaaggcagataaaACACTTTTTAATCAAAATAAATCCCTTTCGCATGTGAAAACacagaatcctactcattactcATAACCGatgtcacttttgttttgagctTACTTCGCCATTGGCCAGAGCGGAGCACCTGGCTCACGCCTGGGACAGAGCCCGGGCTAAATAATCAAATCCCCTCAGTGGTTGATGCCAGTGAAGGTGTTGATTGGCAGAGGCAGGATCTTGCACATGTATTTGTGCAGCcccgcctccctctcctctcccacactgAACTTGGAACTTGTCTGGAGGCAATACCCTGGATCCAAACATGGAGAGATCTCAATGCTGTAGAAGAGTGTTAGTTACTTAGTTATTACAGTGTGAGCCCAGGGAAATTCTCTGTAAAAGACAACTAAATAACTACTGTATAGCATTCATCAATAGTAGAGATGGTAGAGCATCATGGCATTATATTGCTGATGAGTATGATCTCTGACCTTTGCACATGTGTGTATTTCCTGCGACAGTCTTTGTCCAGACAAACAGTGAAGGTCTTATCCTCCAGGATTCTGATTTTAATGTTTTGGGTTCTGATCTCCTGTCAACACAGCATGGTCAAATTAAATATCCTGATAGGTTAGGAGCAAAAATCATTGTGTGATGTTACTCCAAACTGCAGTACTGTATGCCTACCCTTTTTGCATTTATGGGCTCAAATCAAACCTCTACCATTATATATAATTGCCTTAATCAATCATCTACtttggaggtgagacatgaggataaGATCAAGAAACCACATCTGGCAGTGTGTTGCCTGACTGACAGTTTTAGTACTTTCCATATGGTATTACTGGGGTCTCAATGATTTATTATCATTCATTCAGAAATATCCTTACCGTGCAGCATCTGGGATTTGTACTGTCAAAATGGACAGTTAGGGAATCAAGACCTAGGGAAAGTAGGGATGACAAATTGCTGATTTGAGGTAATGAAACCAAGTTGCTATTGAGAACCGCTAGGTAGTTACTGCATGTTTTAATGCAAACCTTCTGTTTCATTGGGTGATATTGCACTGATGACCACTCCACAAGTCATGACTGACATTCCCTGGACAACCTCTTGTTTGCTCAAGGAGACCTGCAGAAAGCATTTGAGACACAGGCACATTTGGTACTGTAGTTAAGACATTATGCCATACAGATTTAAAGGATATCTAGATATTTCCATAGTTACTTTTCATTTAAATGCGTACTACTTGTTCCTAAATTATTACAATGATACTGTGACTACACTAACCAAGCATGAACACATTCACTAACCACTAATCAAATACTCTATAACACAAATAGGGAAGAAAGGCTTCAGAAAGTACCTTAGTGTAATTCATAGAAACCACCGCTCCACAGGGTCCATGTGTCTTCCTTGTTCGTCGCAGACTAGATCTCTCTGCAGTTAAGACATTATGCAATCACCAACAGATTCAGTTACAGGACCATCTAGTTTCTGTCCCTGTCCTGACAACACGGTTCATGCTGCATTCACAGTTGTGACAACAGTACCTTGTTTTAGATTTTCTCTGAGTGTTTTAAACTCCGGGAACTCAGCATCCAGGTGGGACACAAACACCTCGTTCACAGGGCTGCCAGTCTGGCCAGAGACAGAGATCTAAAAACACAACAGGGCAACAAGAACAAGCTCAAATTAGGGAGaaattgtgttgtttttttcttaATGATAACAAGTGGTTAAATTGAGCCGGAGCTACTCGAAGCAGGGCTCTTGCACCTTGGGTCACAGGGAAAGCCAAGCTCCAGCAATTTACAGGTCCAAAGAAGAAGGTAGGATAAAACGTAAAATGATAAAAGAAGGTTAGGATAAAGGCTTGGGTACCCTAGGATGACAGCAtccctaatcctagcttcatgtccacatccttgttaaaccctaaccctcaaccacaaccctaaccctagcgtcatgtccacatccttgttaaaccctaaccctcaaacacaaccctaaccctagcgtcatgtccacatccttgttaaaccctaaccctcaaccacaaccctaaccctagcgtcatgtccacatccttgttaaaccctaaccctcaaccacaaccctaaccctagcttcatgtccacatccttgttaaaccctaaccctcaaccacaaccctaaccctagcgtcatgtccacatccttgttaaaccctaaccctcaaccacaaccctaaccctagcttcatgtccacatccttgttaaaccctaaccctcaaacacaaccctaaccctagcgtcatgtccacatccttgttaaaccctaaccctcaaacacaaccctaaccctagcgtcatgtccacatccttgttaaaccctaaccctcaaccacaaccctaaccctagcgtcatgtccacatccttgttaaaccctaaccctcaaccacaaccctaaccctagcgtcatgtccacatccttgttaaaccctaaccctcaaacacaaccctaaccctagcgtcatgtccacatccttgttaaaccctaaccctcaaccacaaccctaaccctagcgtcatgtccacatccttgttaaaccctaaccctcaaacacaaccctaaccctagcgtcatgtccacatccttgttaaaccctaaccctcaaccacaaccctaaccctagcgtcatgtccacatccttgttaaaccctaaccctcaaccacaaccctaaccctagcttcatgtccacatccttgttaaaccctaaccctcaaccacaaccctaaccctagcgtcatgtccacatccttgttaaaccctaaccctcaaccacaaccctaaccctagcttcatgtccacatccttgttaaaccctaaccctcaaccacaaccctaaccctagcgtcatgtccacatccttgttaaaccctaaccctcaaccacaaccctaaccctagcgtcatgtccacatccttgttaaaccctaaccctcaaccacaaccctaaccctagcttcatgtccacatccttgttaaaccctaaccctcaaccacaaccctaaccctagcgtcatgtccacatccttgttaaaccctaaacctagcctCAAACCTAACCATAAtgctagcttcatgtccacatcccggttcaaccctaaacctagcctcaaccctaaccataatgcgagcttcatgtccacatcccggttcaaccctaaacctagcctcAACGGCAACCCTAAGCCTTGCATCCACAttctggttcaaccctaaccctactagcCCCAACCACAAACTTAACCCTAGCTCTAGCtgtaacctaacttcaactcccCCCTTCATTAAGTAGGGCTTTCCAACCTCCAAATTCCCAATTTAACCCCTGATGATAACTGTAATCATTATGTTATACTGGGCTATGAACTCTTCGGTATGAACTATTCATGGGCTGCCATATGTTTGTGTATCATCTTGCTGctatcacacacgcacacacgtgacTATGACATGTGGATGTATCTCAGGGAGCTGACCTTGACAGAGTAGAGTGTGAAGTGGACAGGCTGTAGGCCACAGCGAAGGTAGTAGGAGAGGACGTCCACAAGGAAGTGGTTGGGTTCTGATGACCTGCTGTGACTGGCCTGCTGCAATGGCACATAGTAGACACAGTATTAGGTCTCACTGTGACATGACTGGATGTCTATTTCTCTCTTAAAACCCCTTTCTATTTAGGTATCCTTGAAACCATTTGATGGATCTTTCTGGACAATCATGATCAGAATGAGATTACTTTATAAAACAATGCATGTATGAGGACTCATTACCGTTCCTGCCAGCTTTGGAATCATGGCTCCCAAACTGTTGATGTTGCTTTCGTACCAGGGATCGACCCTTCCTAAGAACGAGGCTAGAGACAACCTGTCTCCAACTTGTGATGTGTTTTCCTGAAAAAGAGAAAAGACTGGTTCCATAACCTAGCAAATCATAACGGTTACTGTACATGTGCAGCATGAGATGGATGTTTATTTTACATGATTGGTATTATTGGATTTTGGAATGGATTATTGCTCACAGGTGAATTGACGATAGGCTCATCAGTGACagggatgtagtatatctgtaggtTCACTCTCTTGGTCAAGATGAGATGTTTTGCCTCCCTTTTTCTGCACACAAAAGCAATGCACATTGTAAAACAGTTCACACACATTTCTAAATGACAGAATTACAGTTTAATTGCAGTGTACAGTAGTCCTCTGTctctcagttagtagagcatggtgtttgcaacgccaggatagtgggttcaacTTCCAGCACTACCCATACataaaaatgtatgcatgcatgactgtaagtcactttggataaaaacTGAATTTCAAATGTATGAGGATGAAACTAGGTATTAAGGGACATTAAGGGACAGTAGAAGTACTTCCTACCGGATGGAGTGATACGCCTTGGCCAGTCTCCCGAGCACCCTGTCGTCTCCCATCACCACTATGCGTGCGGTAAGGTTCCCCTCCTCTTTAGGGAGAGGGGTGCTACAGGTGGGCCCCTTGATGTTTTCCTGTACCAGAGCCATTTTGTCTTCTGGCTTCATTCTCCCTCTGAAACACGGTGACCGTGACCGGGTGAATGGattcctctgttccctctcctccatgTCAGACAGGTCCTTCTCTATTCCGCTATcaacagacaggagggaaaccCTCTTAgaaacatcctcctcttcctcctcctggtaCATAGAGTTCCGCTCAGAGGTGGAAACGTTGAGGGTGAAGTTCACCAGCTCACTCCCTATAGAAAAATATGAAAGATTCAAGATTGCCACACTATCTATTAGTCTGATTTGACAGAATTTTCAAGTCTTTATAATACCCTAGAAACTAAGGTTCTCTAACGTTGACTCACACAGCTCCTCTTCATTTGTCCAAAGGTGGAAGTGAATCTCTGGCGAGGGCAATGGAGTGTTAGAAAGAGAGCCATGGGCCTTTGggtctgaacagagagagagtgaacataACACAATAAACAGTGAATATCCTATTTGTCACAGTCAGCAAATCTCTTTCATTATTCTCCTTTAGCCTTCAGTGGTATACAATAAACACCGTATGCCGGGGTATTTGGAAATGGccacgggatggtttttcaataccgtcAAAACTATTTCTTTGAAggttttcaatacattttaatatttgtagcTATTCTtgaagtaaatacctgcagtaaACTTGTGCAATACCTTAGGAGATAAAGCAGATGgtgttcttcatttcacctgtcacactatttgacattatgaagcttactgtagttccccagaacagttaaGCCAGTCACGTGGTTGTTTGTAAGTAGCACAACGGGTGAAAGAGGGAGCAGGTGAGTCCTGCTGTGTATTGACAAGGGTATTATATTTCACTTTGAAAGGCAACAGTGTTTTTGCTTCAAAAGAGTGAACAGGGGTGTGCAACtatagttttccttcacagaaaatgCATTAGTGTAAGAAAATAGGTGAATTTTTAATCAAATGACAATGGAAGTGCAACACTATTTGGCTGACAGCCACACAACTAAATGAGCTTACTATGAAAAATCAAGGTCTTTTTAAACATATTTCTAATGTTTATCatgtagccagctacatttcctaatgttttgattTAAGTTAATCTAGCATTTTACCTGAGGAATGTAGGCTAAAATGAAAAGTACCAGgttgtctgctgatagaatgcccTTTTGTGAATTCTCATCCGAgtggagaagtgcaactgaagcacaaaattAGTCTGATGCCGAGCAGAAATGACATTAAGAAGCATTTTATATCTGCGTTTATAAAACGCATGAAGGTATTTCTCATGCGTTATTTATTTTCTTCGTGAAAAACGCAGAATTCTTCATTAACCCGACCCCTAAGTTTAACTTGCTAGTTATCTAAGTAAGTGGCTGAATTAATAAGGTGACAGGGCATCATATGGTGTTAGCTTTCTGCCATGTTTGAGAAACCTGTACAGCTGCCAATGCTATCGTGATTTCCTTGAGTTTTTTCTCCTCTATGTTCTTGGCTGTCTACTACTCCTTCCCTCTTCTCCGAGCAGAGCAGGCAGGCCCATTGCCCTAGCGATTccagactccacacagacacaatgtGTACACATGCTACTCCAGAGCCAGAACTGTTCTTCCTTCAAACAAGCATACATCAAAACTTTGTTCATTTGTACAATGTCTgtcattcacattcacttgtaaaatGTCCAAACTCACGAAAATGACATTCGGTAGCTCCTAcctatatacagtactagtcaaaagtttggacacacctactcattcaagggtttttctttattttttactattttctacattgtagaataacggtgaagacatcaaaactatgaaataacacatatggaatcaggtagtaaccaaagaagtgttgaacaaatcaatatatattttatatttgagattctttgaagTAGCCACTCTATGtttagcacttgttggctgcttttccttcactctgcggtccaactcatcccaaaccatctcaattgggttgaggttgggtgattgtggaggccatgtcatctgatacagcattccatcactctccttcttggtcaaataggccttacacagcttggaggagagtttggtcattgtcctgttgaaaaacaaataatagtcccactaagttaaaaccagatgggatggcgtattgctgcagaatgctgtggtagacatgctggttaagtgtgccttgaattctaaattaatcatTGACAGtatcaccagtaaagcacccccacaccttcacacctcctcctccatgcttcacggtgtgaaccacacatgcagagatcatctgttcacctactctgtgtctcacaaagacacgtcgGTTGGAAACAAAGCTCTCAAATTAGgactaatcagaccaaaggacagatttccactggtctaatgtccaatgctcatgtttcttggcctgtgtctgttacttgaactccgtgaagcatttatttgggcttatcctccgcagcagaggtaactctgggtcttcctttcctgtggcggtcctcatgagagccagtttcatcatagcgcttgatggtttttgcaactgcacttgaagaaactttcaaagttcttgacattttccggattgactgaccttcatgtcttaaagtaattatggactgtcttttctctttgcttattgagctgttcttgccttatttggtcttttaacaaatagggctaacttctgtataccaaacctaccttgtcacaacacaactgattggctcaaatgcattaagaaggaaagaaattccacaaatgaacttttaacaaggcacacctgttaattgaaatgcattccaggtgactacctcatgaagcttgttgagagaatgccaaaagtgtgcaaagctgtcatcaaggcaaaggatggctactttgaagaatctcaaatataaaatacattgagatttgtttaacacttttttggttattacatgattccatatgtgttatttcatagttctgagtCTTTACtactattttacaatgtagaaaatagtaaaaaataaagaaaaaccctggaataagcaggtgtccaaacttttgactggtagtgtatgtataactttatgagctggattgcctgtctttgcaattTTTGCGTTTgttagcatatttagctagcagcctTCATGGAAATTCACTATGACGTGTTAATTTAGTTAGCATTATGGTAATAGACGCCCAATGGGATTTCTGGTGCCCCCTTGTGTACTAAACCTGTAATACCGTAAGGACGGTATGCCGATAGGAAAATCTGTATACCGCCCAACCCTATCCTCCTTTACACACACCTTGGTTAGCAGAGGTCAGGATGTCACTGTAGATGTGCTGTAGCCTGGTTTTGTGCTGGTCACGGCCTGCCTCGCCGTTCTCTATACTCTGCTCTACAGCTAACACCACCTCCTGGAAGTACTGCTCCACATCTTCTCCTAAATCctgcggcacacacacacatgcacgcccGCAGGCACACACGTGAATTCATTATCCATCTGATGCACACAAATACCAAGATATGAAATCAATTAATCCAAACGTCTCATATCATCACAGCCCATTGACCTCCCTCACCTCCAGAGCTTGAGTCAGTATGGGACCATGACAGGCCTTCCCCAGTCCAGCCTGCAGAGTGTGCAGTAGTACCCGTCTTGCCAGTGTGTCACTTTGGGGGCCGGCCAGCACCAGGTCTGCCCTCACCGCCTGCCAAAGGGACCCTGAGAACACAGCCGGGTCTGCAAACACAAATACCCTACAGTGGACACAGTCAGAGGGGCAGCCAGTCAGCACAGCTATTGTGGATACCGCACAACCTCAGAGTAGCTGACGGGAAAGTCCTCATTTACAAGCATCAGTTTGTGAAAGGGAAAGTGACACCCAAGTTCACACATAAGCTAACAACCCCCCACCCTCACCTTATGAGAAATGACCATGACTAAATTAGTCAGCTGTTGCTGGTGACTACAAACTGACTTCAGTGGGGAGTGTAAAATATCTTCTGATGGCATATGTGTTCGTGGGTGTTTTAAATTCACCTTTCCTGCTGGGGGAAATGTTTGTTCTTTAGGCTCTGCTCAGCAATTACCCTTCTCTGATACAAAGCTCCTGTGGAGGAAGTTATTGTAAGGGAGGGAGCTTTAGCAGAACAAATGGAGTAAGGTAAATAAATGTTGGgagaactctatactgtattcatATAATTAAAATGTGCTTCATTACATGCCACTATGTTAAGTGTAAAGTGCTAGTGATGAGTACCTGGTGTGATCTGCTCCATCTTTATGCTTCTCATGTATCTCAGTGCGATAGTACAGTAGGGCTCTGGAAGTGTTAGGAGCCTTTTGAAGCACTCATATACTCTCTGAAACAGGTTACATGGAATGTGGCTAGACTGCTGCCGATACACAGGAATAAAAAGAGCAGCCTTCACAATCAGATACAAACATCAGAGCTGATTGGAAAGTAAAAACAAACATCACAAAGTTTGAATAGGGCATCCAAAGATATAACAAACAAGGAACAATACAATTATTCTAAGCAGGATAAAGATAACCAGGAAATCAACACAAGAAATATGATACGTGGAAATAACACAGTAAACTAGACGTCAGTAATACAGGACAGCTACTCCCTGATGAAGGTTATTTCAGATGAAGGTAGGATAAATGAATCTGACCTGAATAATAACGTAGTTGAGAGTGTGAAGCAATGGAATGACATGCATCTTATAGTCAAGCCTCTCCACCTGAATCAACAAATGAAGGAAGCTTTCATCATCAAACTGACAATTAAAATGGCCAATTGTTCTTCTGAAGACAAAGGGCATGCCATGTGTCATTCTGCAAGAACAGAATACTCTGGTAGTGTCAGACCAACCTTCTCTAGCTCTTTGACCAGAACCCTGACCAGTGAGACACTGTTAGATGGATGGGTCTCCACCTTCTTATGAAGAGTCCACCTCAGCATGCCTTCAGGAAGTCAAACAAGGCTGCTGAATTGACCACATAATGTCCTCAAGTCTATTACATTGTGT contains the following coding sequences:
- the pik3r6b gene encoding phosphoinositide 3-kinase regulatory subunit 6 isoform X4, producing the protein MEPSTSSMSSALEASMYNSIQAILRQAASSCNKGMLRWTLHKKVETHPSNSVSLVRVLVKELEKVERLDYKMHVIPLLHTLNYVIIQQSSHIPCNLFQRVYECFKRLLTLPEPYCTIALRYMRSIKMEQITPGALYQRRVIAEQSLKNKHFPQQERVFVFADPAVFSGSLWQAVRADLVLAGPQSDTLARRVLLHTLQAGLGKACHGPILTQALEDLGEDVEQYFQEVVLAVEQSIENGEAGRDQHKTRLQHIYSDILTSANQDPKAHGSLSNTPLPSPEIHFHLWTNEEELWSELVNFTLNVSTSERNSMYQEEEEEDVSKRVSLLSVDSGIEKDLSDMEEREQRNPFTRSRSPCFRGRMKPEDKMALVQENIKGPTCSTPLPKEEGNLTARIVVMGDDRVLGRLAKAYHSIRKREAKHLILTKRVNLQIYYIPVTDEPIVNSPENTSQVGDRLSLASFLGRVDPWYESNINSLGAMIPKLAGTQASHSRSSEPNHFLVDVLSYYLRCGLQPVHFTLYSVKISVSGQTGSPVNEVFVSHLDAEFPEFKTLRENLKQERSSLRRTRKTHGPCGAVVSMNYTKVSLSKQEVVQGMSVMTCGVVISAISPNETEGLDSLTVHFDSTNPRCCTEIRTQNIKIRILEDKTFTVCLDKDCRRKYTHVQSIEISPCLDPGYCLQTSSKFSVGEEREAGLHKYMCKILPLPINTFTGINH
- the pik3r6b gene encoding phosphoinositide 3-kinase regulatory subunit 6 isoform X1, with amino-acid sequence MNKKTTPWNPPVASSMSSALEASMYNSIQAILRQAASSCNKGMLRWTLHKKVETHPSNSVSLVRVLVKELEKVERLDYKMHVIPLLHTLNYVIIQQSSHIPCNLFQRVYECFKRLLTLPEPYCTIALRYMRSIKMEQITPGALYQRRVIAEQSLKNKHFPQQERVFVFADPAVFSGSLWQAVRADLVLAGPQSDTLARRVLLHTLQAGLGKACHGPILTQALEDLGEDVEQYFQEVVLAVEQSIENGEAGRDQHKTRLQHIYSDILTSANQDPKAHGSLSNTPLPSPEIHFHLWTNEEELWSELVNFTLNVSTSERNSMYQEEEEEDVSKRVSLLSVDSGIEKDLSDMEEREQRNPFTRSRSPCFRGRMKPEDKMALVQENIKGPTCSTPLPKEEGNLTARIVVMGDDRVLGRLAKAYHSIRKREAKHLILTKRVNLQIYYIPVTDEPIVNSPENTSQVGDRLSLASFLGRVDPWYESNINSLGAMIPKLAGTQASHSRSSEPNHFLVDVLSYYLRCGLQPVHFTLYSVKISVSGQTGSPVNEVFVSHLDAEFPEFKTLRENLKQERSSLRRTRKTHGPCGAVVSMNYTKVSLSKQEVVQGMSVMTCGVVISAISPNETEGLDSLTVHFDSTNPRCCTEIRTQNIKIRILEDKTFTVCLDKDCRRKYTHVQSIEISPCLDPGYCLQTSSKFSVGEEREAGLHKYMCKILPLPINTFTGINH
- the pik3r6b gene encoding phosphoinositide 3-kinase regulatory subunit 6 isoform X6, whose protein sequence is MNKKTTPWNPPVASSMSSALEASMYNSIQAILRQAASSCNKGMLRWTLHKKVETHPSNSVSLVRVLVKELEKVERLDYKMHVIPLLHTLNYVIIQSSHIPCNLFQRVYECFKRLLTLPEPYCTIALRYMRSIKMEQITPGALYQRRVIAEQSLKNKHFPQQERVFVFADPAVFSGSLWQAVRADLVLAGPQSDTLARRVLLHTLQAGLGKACHGPILTQALEDLGEDVEQYFQEVVLAVEQSIENGEAGRDQHKTRLQHIYSDILTSANQDPKAHGSLSNTPLPSPEIHFHLWTNEEELWSELVNFTLNVSTSERNSMYQEEEEEDVSKRVSLLSVDSGIEKDLSDMEEREQRNPFTRSRSPCFRGRMKPEDKMALVQENIKGPTCSTPLPKEEGNLTARIVVMGDDRVLGRLAKAYHSIRKREAKHLILTKRVNLQIYYIPVTDEPIVNSPENTSQVGDRLSLASFLGRVDPWYESNINSLGAMIPKLAGTASHSRSSEPNHFLVDVLSYYLRCGLQPVHFTLYSVKISVSGQTGSPVNEVFVSHLDAEFPEFKTLRENLKQERSSLRRTRKTHGPCGAVVSMNYTKVSLSKQEVVQGMSVMTCGVVISAISPNETEGLDSLTVHFDSTNPRCCTEIRTQNIKIRILEDKTFTVCLDKDCRRKYTHVQSIEISPCLDPGYCLQTSSKFSVGEEREAGLHKYMCKILPLPINTFTGINH
- the pik3r6b gene encoding phosphoinositide 3-kinase regulatory subunit 6 isoform X3 — its product is MNKKTTPWNPPVASSMSSALEASMYNSIQAILRQAASSCNKGMLRWTLHKKVETHPSNSVSLVRVLVKELEKVERLDYKMHVIPLLHTLNYVIIQSSHIPCNLFQRVYECFKRLLTLPEPYCTIALRYMRSIKMEQITPGALYQRRVIAEQSLKNKHFPQQERVFVFADPAVFSGSLWQAVRADLVLAGPQSDTLARRVLLHTLQAGLGKACHGPILTQALEDLGEDVEQYFQEVVLAVEQSIENGEAGRDQHKTRLQHIYSDILTSANQDPKAHGSLSNTPLPSPEIHFHLWTNEEELWSELVNFTLNVSTSERNSMYQEEEEEDVSKRVSLLSVDSGIEKDLSDMEEREQRNPFTRSRSPCFRGRMKPEDKMALVQENIKGPTCSTPLPKEEGNLTARIVVMGDDRVLGRLAKAYHSIRKREAKHLILTKRVNLQIYYIPVTDEPIVNSPENTSQVGDRLSLASFLGRVDPWYESNINSLGAMIPKLAGTQASHSRSSEPNHFLVDVLSYYLRCGLQPVHFTLYSVKISVSGQTGSPVNEVFVSHLDAEFPEFKTLRENLKQERSSLRRTRKTHGPCGAVVSMNYTKVSLSKQEVVQGMSVMTCGVVISAISPNETEGLDSLTVHFDSTNPRCCTEIRTQNIKIRILEDKTFTVCLDKDCRRKYTHVQSIEISPCLDPGYCLQTSSKFSVGEEREAGLHKYMCKILPLPINTFTGINH
- the pik3r6b gene encoding phosphoinositide 3-kinase regulatory subunit 6 isoform X2 translates to MNKKTTPWNPPVASSMSSALEASMYNSIQAILRQAASSCNKGMLRWTLHKKVETHPSNSVSLVRVLVKELEKVERLDYKMHVIPLLHTLNYVIIQQSSHIPCNLFQRVYECFKRLLTLPEPYCTIALRYMRSIKMEQITPGALYQRRVIAEQSLKNKHFPQQERVFVFADPAVFSGSLWQAVRADLVLAGPQSDTLARRVLLHTLQAGLGKACHGPILTQALEDLGEDVEQYFQEVVLAVEQSIENGEAGRDQHKTRLQHIYSDILTSANQDPKAHGSLSNTPLPSPEIHFHLWTNEEELWSELVNFTLNVSTSERNSMYQEEEEEDVSKRVSLLSVDSGIEKDLSDMEEREQRNPFTRSRSPCFRGRMKPEDKMALVQENIKGPTCSTPLPKEEGNLTARIVVMGDDRVLGRLAKAYHSIRKREAKHLILTKRVNLQIYYIPVTDEPIVNSPENTSQVGDRLSLASFLGRVDPWYESNINSLGAMIPKLAGTASHSRSSEPNHFLVDVLSYYLRCGLQPVHFTLYSVKISVSGQTGSPVNEVFVSHLDAEFPEFKTLRENLKQERSSLRRTRKTHGPCGAVVSMNYTKVSLSKQEVVQGMSVMTCGVVISAISPNETEGLDSLTVHFDSTNPRCCTEIRTQNIKIRILEDKTFTVCLDKDCRRKYTHVQSIEISPCLDPGYCLQTSSKFSVGEEREAGLHKYMCKILPLPINTFTGINH
- the pik3r6b gene encoding phosphoinositide 3-kinase regulatory subunit 6 isoform X5 translates to MLRWTLHKKVETHPSNSVSLVRVLVKELEKVERLDYKMHVIPLLHTLNYVIIQQSSHIPCNLFQRVYECFKRLLTLPEPYCTIALRYMRSIKMEQITPGALYQRRVIAEQSLKNKHFPQQERVFVFADPAVFSGSLWQAVRADLVLAGPQSDTLARRVLLHTLQAGLGKACHGPILTQALEDLGEDVEQYFQEVVLAVEQSIENGEAGRDQHKTRLQHIYSDILTSANQDPKAHGSLSNTPLPSPEIHFHLWTNEEELWSELVNFTLNVSTSERNSMYQEEEEEDVSKRVSLLSVDSGIEKDLSDMEEREQRNPFTRSRSPCFRGRMKPEDKMALVQENIKGPTCSTPLPKEEGNLTARIVVMGDDRVLGRLAKAYHSIRKREAKHLILTKRVNLQIYYIPVTDEPIVNSPENTSQVGDRLSLASFLGRVDPWYESNINSLGAMIPKLAGTQASHSRSSEPNHFLVDVLSYYLRCGLQPVHFTLYSVKISVSGQTGSPVNEVFVSHLDAEFPEFKTLRENLKQERSSLRRTRKTHGPCGAVVSMNYTKVSLSKQEVVQGMSVMTCGVVISAISPNETEGLDSLTVHFDSTNPRCCTEIRTQNIKIRILEDKTFTVCLDKDCRRKYTHVQSIEISPCLDPGYCLQTSSKFSVGEEREAGLHKYMCKILPLPINTFTGINH